The nucleotide sequence tccCAATTGATTTGGTCGCTTTAATTAACGATACCACCGGTACTTTGGTTGCCTCTTTGTATACTGATGGTGAAACCAAGATGGGTGTTATCTTCGGTACTGGTGTCAACGGTGCTTACTACGATAAGGTTTCTGACATTCCAAAGTTGGAAGGTAAGTTGGCTGATGATATTCCAGGTTCTTCTGTTATGGCCATTAATTGTGAATATGGTTCTTTCGACAATGAACATTCTGTTTTACCAAGAACCAAATACGACGTccaaattgatgaagaatctCCAAGACCAGGCCAACAAGCTTTCGAAAAGATGACTTCCGGTTATTACTTGGGTGAACTTTTACGTTTAGCTGTCCTCGATTTACAAAGCCAAGGTTTGATCCTAAAGGGTCAAGATATGACCAAATTGCAAGTTCCATACGTCATGGATACCTCCTACCCAGccagaattgaagaagatccaTTTGAAAACTTGGAAGACACTGACTCTTTGTTACAAAAGGAATTCAATATCAAGACTACTGTTCAAGAACGTAAATTGATTAGAAGACTATGTGAAGTCATCGGTATCAGAGCTGCTGAATTAGCTGTCTGTGGTATTGCTGCCATCTGTCAAAAGAGAGGTTACGAAACTGGCCATATTGCTGCTGATGGTTCTGTTTACAAGATGTACCCAGGTTTCCCAGAAAAGGCTGCTGAAGGTTTGAGAAAGATCTACGGTTGGAAACCAGCTCCAATGGACCAATACCCATTACAAATTGTCGCCTCTGAAGATGGTTCTGGTACTGGTGCCGCTATCATTGCTGCATTGACTGAAAAAAGATTGGCTGCTGGTAAGTCTGTTGGTATCATTGGTGCTTAAACCATTAAGCAATCAATTTTATGAATTTATGAATTTATGACGCCGTTTCATACGTGACTCGAGCAACTCATTTTTATGTAATGTTATGTTAAAAAATTTCGGATAAATATctataaaaaatttatgtTAAATCATCTATATCATTTTACATGggaaaattattttgtaaaaaAAGACTAGATTAATAAGTGCTTTTATTCCGCGGTTAATTTAAGTAATCAGTAGCAAGGGAACTGGATACTTTTGCCAAAGAGAGTGATTTcctttcaaattttttcaataccAGGATTCCTCgtattatatattttgttCAGATAAATTTCATATGCAGTTCTCTTGTTAATGAATACACCAATTAAACGCGAACCTAATGTACTTATTGGTCtagtattttttttaagCTCTGCTAAAGTGGCTTTTAGAATCAATACCAAACATATCAGAACAGGTGATGACACGTTCATTACCAACTACAAGAAGTTCAAACACCCCATCTTGCTGTCCTTCTGTTTTTAACTTTAGTATGTATCGACCTATATATGAAGAATACGAATACGGTTTTTCTTGGGAAATCGTTCGAAGTAAATAACCCCAGGAAAAGTCATTCCTAATTTAATTCTTACAACATATACTAAAGTTAAAAACTAAAGGACAGCATGACGATgtaatttaatttgttgTAGCTGGTAATAAAGATGTCatcaatttttggaaaagaaaggATCCCTTTGTTTAAGAATTTATTGCGACAAATGTAAGTAACTACACAAATAATCATAGAATTAGCACCTGGGAGTTCTTCAGAATGACAATGATTCTAAGgaaaccaaaataataCTGAATTTAAAGGAGAACTAATTTTGGTACCCTATTTTTTGGTTAGACGAACAAACAAAGGCAAGAAAAAGGaagcaaagaaaaagtATTATGAGCTTCATTAAGGTGGACTCTGAACATCAGGTTATCGATaactttcttcttcgaGAAGTCGATGGAACTAGGCATGTTAAAAATTTCAGCTATTTAGATCATGTTATGGACAATGCACCAGACGTAAGGTTCTTCCAAAACAAAACACATCTTCTGCGAGCGTTTCTTTCTCTTGGCATCGTCTTCCATCTATAGGTGCTGTTTTGCTACTTTTATTTAGTTGTTGATTCAGCTACCATCAAAATTTTTAGTATGAACttttattgatttcatTTGCTATTGGCGATTTGATTTTAAGTAGAACtccaaaattatttagCACTGGTAACAAAtcattatattataaagacatcattaaagaaactgGATGCACCACAGGAATAAGGCCCGCTTATAAAtaatttctctttcatTTTATAATGATTTGCTCATAAAAGGATATCTTTCCAACCCCTCATGATACATATAATATCGGATTCTTAACTATAACGACATCATAGTAATCTTCAAAGCTTTACGCTGGTTGGAACAAACCACATAGAGCATGTTTATGAGCTTGTTCATTCTCTGAATATATACATTTTTTACACACTGTTTTGATGCATATCTTATTACATTGAATTTTGAGTCCAGACCCCAACCTAGGGGTAGCTTTTGAGGAGCCATCTGAAGACAGAAACAttcaaacaacaatattataGACTAGACAGAGGAATAATGGAGCAGATTATATTCTGATATACTAATGTTTCTTTCTAGAAAATCGATGAGcttaaaaaagaaatttgaagtaGAAAGCGGCTTTTTCTTCCCCTTAATGTTAGATGCGCCGAAAATCTTGTTCAAAAGACAGATGATGAACTAATGTTCCTTCACCATCAACTACAAAAATGGCAAGACTACTACAATCTAAGAGAAGTAATAATCTAATGGacccttttcaatttcaagaaaaataccAGCAGGTGGACGAACAGCAGCAgaatgaagaggaagaacaatGTGGGATTCTTGATAATGGATTATCAAGGACCAAAAAAGTAACCAAAGATGTTAGTGTTATCATACAACCAGCGGACCAAACTCCTAGTGATTTTGAACAAACTAGTAGTAAGCTAACTAATGTGAATGACaccaaagaagatattTGGGCTCAAAAGAAATGGTTAGATATGTTCTGTTTTACCACCATTCTCATCATGAAGACTTTCGCCGTTCTACAGATATTTTTCCGCTTCCATGGTATGAGTTCTTTCGACTTCTACATGACGAATATTTGTGCAGTTATACAGTTGATGCTAGGACTTGCTAGTGCCTTCACTCTTTGGAAAGGATATGAAAGATCTTTTGTTGATAACATTTTTGTATGTTTTTATTGTAGCTGGGGACTTGATATACTATTTTTTTATCTATTCAAATGGAGAAAGATGACATAGGATCTGCGGTAAGGATATCGAAAGATATTGGGGAGCCACGAACtgttgataatgataaaacCAGATAATATGGATCAAGGTTTTTGTTTGAGCATTATCAATTGTTTTTCCCCAAAGATTGATACGagaataaaatttaaaaccAACACTTTAAGTTGTCAAATCGAGCAATAGTATAACACACATGAGGTATTCTAACCCCTAACTATTGGGACAAAATGTCACGGCCCAAATTTAGTTCACATATTTTTTAGGAATTCCAAAACCACCCAATTATGGTCTTTATCGCACTATGAGGTCAGCCTAAAATGACAGTAATACGATatcaagaagatgaagtaCAAAAGGCCATTCCATATTTAATTATGGAGTCCTTGATCAGATATTGAGTTTGTCAAGTTTAAATAAATCCCAATATAATGTTTAATAATAGGCGAAGTTACTTATTTCAACAGCTTCCTAGCGATGATTGGGTGACCATTAATTTTGGATATACAGCTAACTCTGAGAGCTTGAGGATAATTGTTGGTAGTTTTTTGACCCACATAATATTATAGGTATTAGTATTACATGCCGGTGAATGagaaattgatatttttaaatacCGTAAAGGTATTGCCCGGATTTGAACTTTTGTACCGGTGTTTTTGTTTGATAAATGTAGTCATCTTTGAATTATGGTGTGGGAAGCTATGAAAAGCACTGACGTTATTAAACATGTCTAGGGtcatataataataactgCTAGTATTTAGGACTGAAAATGTAAAGTACTGTGGCCCAAAGTTTATGCAATTCTATTGtctaatattatttgaatgtCTTATGTACACTCTTAGCGTAAAAAAAGTTGACAAATCTTGAAACTATAAGAACAAAAGATCATTGAAGATGTCAAGATCCGTGGTAACTTCATTAGATATCCATAATACGGGTCCTATAATTTTGCTAGTATGGTTTCTTGTGCAAACTATTGGAGCTGCTGTAGTTGAGTAATGCTATTTAAAGTGTAGTAGGCGGTCAATTCAAGTTTGGTTTGGTCTTGAGAGTCTTAGCTTAATTCCTGGGGTGATCTGAGTTGATACTATAGTCATGACCAAGGGCTTTACTTTGGGCAACAATAAATTTGCTTATTTTAATTACACTCAACTAAAGTGTCTGATGCCCAGTAAATAAAagcaaatatttcaaggaGTATACATCTTAAAAGAACACCATTTGTTAGGTTTTAGGAAGCTATAGCGAATGGATCAGgcaaaatataatatagGACGGGTGGTATTAACAAGGTCTAGTGAACTCCATATTATGGTCTGAGTATAAATTATGGACAATGTTGTCCTTGACTGTGTGGCAAATCATAAAATTAGATAAAAACTATTACTgtaccaatttcaaaaggCGTCTGGGGTGTGCTTTTAGTATTTCCATtgaatcatttaatttcagAACCATAAAAATATGCATTGTGAAAATTCTGGAAGAAATTcttaatatataaaaaagtAGTTACAGTTCTAGTTTTTTCAAGTAGGAGGTATTGCAGTTTGGAGTATTGTCTtgtgaaattgaaacatcTGGTGAGGCTTTC is from Naumovozyma castellii chromosome 6, complete genome and encodes:
- the HXK1 gene encoding hexokinase 1 (ancestral locus Anc_3.581), producing the protein MVHLGPKKPPARKGSMADVPQELLNKLQELEQMFTVSAETSRAVVKHFISELDKGLSKQGGNIPMIPGWVVEYPTGKESGDYLAIDLGGTNLRVVLIKLGGDRTFDTTQSKYKIPDGMRTTQNPDELFEFIADSLAAFLEEIYPEGVTKNLPLGFTFSYPASQDKINEGILQRWTKGFDIPGVEGHDVVQMLQKQLDKKKIPIDLVALINDTTGTLVASLYTDGETKMGVIFGTGVNGAYYDKVSDIPKLEGKLADDIPGSSVMAINCEYGSFDNEHSVLPRTKYDVQIDEESPRPGQQAFEKMTSGYYLGELLRLAVLDLQSQGLILKGQDMTKLQVPYVMDTSYPARIEEDPFENLEDTDSLLQKEFNIKTTVQERKLIRRLCEVIGIRAAELAVCGIAAICQKRGYETGHIAADGSVYKMYPGFPEKAAEGLRKIYGWKPAPMDQYPLQIVASEDGSGTGAAIIAALTEKRLAAGKSVGIIGA
- the NCAS0F04090 gene encoding uncharacterized protein → MARLLQSKRSNNLMDPFQFQEKYQQVDEQQQNEEEEQCGILDNGLSRTKKVTKDVSVIIQPADQTPSDFEQTSSKLTNVNDTKEDIWAQKKWLDMFCFTTILIMKTFAVLQIFFRFHGMSSFDFYMTNICAVIQLMLGLASAFTLWKGYERSFVDNIFVCFYCSWGLDILFFYLFKWRKMT